A genome region from Nymphalis io chromosome Z, ilAglIoxx1.1, whole genome shotgun sequence includes the following:
- the LOC126780553 gene encoding protein phosphatase 1 regulatory subunit 12A isoform X5, with product MTDPRTSSALFKRAEQLKRWEESDTNKQSSMPKRASRIQFSSGIVFLAACTAGDKDEVQKLLKIGADINTANVDGLTALHQACIDDNLEMVEFLVEHGADVNRGDNEGWTPLHATASCGFLSIARYLLENGADIAAVNYDGELPVDITESDKMVELLQKVIDEKGIDCEKSRTAEVDTLLSDARNWAANGYVEVRDPKTGGTPLHVAAAKGYIDVAQTLLEECNVDPDCVDYEGWTPLHAAALWGKKEAAALLLKHGADPNLKNYSGQTCMDLVDPSISTWLAEASLKAPRRVNNNNNNNNKRKRSPPRHDVKRVELQITGQTDNVINGILTEKPPAAPEIIPKISDGKPPKGRAPSPEATEPVVDNASMDEAPSWRRSASFRNRQQDNTRDNKPANNNVDNDTILRRTHSFENDKTFYQRYRDVTARIKASSCPSIPPLPQSTLASIELRKKNQEATNNAPESTNEDVQTRISSSERRERDANTWNIPSTTSATANTTNSTTTQTIRSSSESVESNSSNSTPSSTTPTKLSPGNIFKNFFKSFVPPVRDEESETQRKAHAKRVRETRRSTQGVTLDEIKSAEQLVKKKAGNGTTESPSPASIKKTEDITSINTDTTAFELEDAGRSSPRTTAPAAEATVTLPLRRPPTAFTVGTTATTTTTTNSNTNSPTKEESRAGEEEKERESSSESKSSSSPASTQAALNVIQRRRRPKRRSTGVGHVDMDDIVNDRGGGGEGDGDSENVQSGSERTEDGEERDYKALYEASQIEVRRLRALLSTSEQQLRDARATITRLSQVNQNSLSEIEKREKRAMERKLSEMEEELKQLQKLKAENERLRAENRALTRVVSKLTNSAAK from the exons ATGACGGATCCAAGAACATCGTCAGCTCTGTTTAAGAGAGCCGAACAGTTGAAAAGATGGGAGGAATCCGATACTAATAAACAGTCATCGATGCCGAAAAGAGCATCGAGGATACAGTTTTCATCGGGCATCGTGTTTTTGGCGGCATGTACCGCTGGAGACAAGGACGAAGTGcagaaattgttaaaaattggCGCTGATATAAACACCGCGAACGTGGATGGTCTGACGGCTCTTCATCAG GCATGCATTGACGACAATTTGGAGATGGTGGAGTTTCTGGTCGAACACGGTGCCGATGTAAACCGCGGTGACAACGAGGGCTGGACCCCACTACATGCAACGGCTTCTTGTGGATTTCTTAGTATAGCCAG GTATCTTCTTGAAAACGGTGCGGATATTGCCGCGGTGAATTACGATGGGGAATTGCCAGTCGATATCACCGAAAGCGATAAAATGGTGGAATTATTACAGAAAGTTATTGACGAAAAAG GTATAGATTGTGAAAAGTCTCGCACCGCAGAGGTTGACACGTTGCTGAGTGACGCGAGGAACTGGGCTGCGAACGGTTACGTTGAAGTGAGAGACCCGAAAACAGGCGGAACACCCTTACACGTTGCAGCAGCGAAGGGTTATATAGAC GTCGCACAAACTCTTCTAGAAGAATGCAATGTAGACCCAGATTGTGTTGACTATGAGGGCTGGACTCCTCTACATGCAGCAGCACTTTGGGGGAAAAAAGAAGCTGCCGCTCTACTTTTGAAGCATGGCGCTGACCCCAACTTGAAAAACTATtcg gGTCAAACATGTATGGACCTGGTCGACCCGAGCATATCTACATGGTTAGCTGAAGCATCCCTAAAAGCGCCGCGGCGTGtgaacaacaataacaataataacaacaagCGCAAAAGGAGTCCACCGCGTCACGACGTTAAGCGAGTTGAACTGCAGATTACTGGACAGACGGACAACGTTATTAATg gtatattaaCAGAGAAGCCGCCCGCTGCGCCAGAGATTATCCCAAAAATCTCAGACGGCAAGCCGCCCAAAGGTCGAGCGCCGTCCCCCGAGGCTACAGAACCTGTCGTCGACAATGCGTCTATGGATGAAGCGCCTTCTTGGAGAAGATCAGCCTCTTTCCGAAACAGACAACAAGATAATACTC GAGACAATAAACCTGCTAACAATAATGTGGATAATGATACAATACTCAGGAGGACTCACAGCTTCGAAAATGATAAGAC TTTCTATCAGCGATACCGAGACGTGACGGCGCGTATAAAAGCTTCATCGTGTCCTTCCATACCGCCGCTGCCGCAGTCAACGTTGGCTTCAATCGAGCTAAGGAAAAAAAATCAGGAGGCTACTAACAATGCGCCAGAGAGTACTAACGAAGATGTTCAGACCAG aatCAGTTCATCTGAAAGAAGGGAAAGGGATGCTAACACGTGGAACATTCCATCTACCACCAGCGCCACAGCGAACACAACCAACTCGACAACCACGCAAACTATTAGAAG CTCCTCGGAGAGCGTAGAGTCGAACAGTAGCAATTCAACACCGAGCTCGACAACGCCCACCAAACTGTCGCCTGGAAACATATTCAAGAATTTCTTCAA GTCGTTTGTGCCTCCGGTGCGGGATGAGGAGAGCGAGACGCAGAGGAAAGCTCACGCGAAAAGGGTCCGCGAAACGCGACGTTCGACGCAGGGGGTGACACTCGACGAGATTAAATCAGCTGAGCAGTTAGTTAAGAAGAAGGCAGGGAACGGAACGACAGAGTCGCCGTCGCCCGCTAGCATTAAGAAGACGGAGGATATAACATCCATTAATACGGATACCACTGCA TTCGAGCTGGAGGACGCCGGACGGTCGTCACCGCGAACGACGGCGCCCGCTGCAGAGGCGACGGTCACGCTGCCACTGCGTCGTCCACCAACAGCCTTTACCGTCGGCACTACCGCCACCACCACGACCACTACCAACTCTAACACAAACTCGCCAACTAAAGAAGAGAGTCGGGCCG gGGAAGAAGAAAAGGAACGTGAAAGCAGTTCAGAGAGCAAGTCATCGTCATCGCCAGCGAGCACACAGGCGGCGCTTAACGTAATCCAACGCAGGCGACGACCGAAGCGACGTTCCACCGGAGTCGGCCATGTCGATATGGAC GATATTGTTAATGACCGTGGCGGGGGCGGTGAAGGTGACGGGGACTCAGAAAATGTTCAG tCTGGTAGCGAACGCACTGAAGATGGTGAAGAACGCGATTATAAAGCCCTATACGAAGCGTCGCAAATTGAAGTACGACGCTTGCGTGCATTACTCTCGACTTCGGAGCAGCAGTTGCGGGACGCTCGGGCGACAATTACAAGGCTCTCACAAGTg AATCAAAATTCGCTTTCTGAGATCGAGAAACGAGAAAAAAGAGCCATGGAAAGAAAACTATCGGAAATGGAAGAGGAGTTAAAG CAATTGCAAAAACTAAAAGCCGAGAACGAAAGGTTGAGAGCTGAGAATCGTGCCCTAACGCGGGTCGTCAGCAAATTGACCAACTCTGCCGCCAAATAG
- the LOC126780553 gene encoding protein phosphatase 1 regulatory subunit 12A isoform X1, translating into MTDPRTSSALFKRAEQLKRWEESDTNKQSSMPKRASRIQFSSGIVFLAACTAGDKDEVQKLLKIGADINTANVDGLTALHQACIDDNLEMVEFLVEHGADVNRGDNEGWTPLHATASCGFLSIARYLLENGADIAAVNYDGELPVDITESDKMVELLQKVIDEKGIDCEKSRTAEVDTLLSDARNWAANGYVEVRDPKTGGTPLHVAAAKGYIDVAQTLLEECNVDPDCVDYEGWTPLHAAALWGKKEAAALLLKHGADPNLKNYSGQTCMDLVDPSISTWLAEASLKAPRRVNNNNNNNNKRKRSPPRHDVKRVELQITGQTDNVINGILTEKPPAAPEIIPKISDGKPPKGRAPSPEATEPVVDNASMDEAPSWRRSASFRNRQQDNTRDNKPANNNVDNDTILRRTHSFENDKTFYQRYRDVTARIKASSCPSIPPLPQSTLASIELRKKNQEATNNAPESTNEDVQTRISSSERRERDANTWNIPSTTSATANTTNSTTTQTIRSSSESVESNSSNSTPSSTTPTKLSPGNIFKNFFKSFVPPVRDEESETQRKAHAKRVRETRRSTQGVTLDEIKSAEQLVKKKAGNGTTESPSPASIKKTEDITSINTDTTAARRAVSGGDVAVTLALACATATATATIAAISERRPSWRLRLDPTNKFELEDAGRSSPRTTAPAAEATVTLPLRRPPTAFTVGTTATTTTTTNSNTNSPTKEESRAGEEEKERESSSESKSSSSPASTQAALNVIQRRRRPKRRSTGVGHVDMDDIVNDRGGGGEGDGDSENVQSGSERTEDGEERDYKALYEASQIEVRRLRALLSTSEQQLRDARATITRLSQVNQNSLSEIEKREKRAMERKLSEMEEELKQLQKLKAENERLRAENRALTRVVSKLTNSAAK; encoded by the exons ATGACGGATCCAAGAACATCGTCAGCTCTGTTTAAGAGAGCCGAACAGTTGAAAAGATGGGAGGAATCCGATACTAATAAACAGTCATCGATGCCGAAAAGAGCATCGAGGATACAGTTTTCATCGGGCATCGTGTTTTTGGCGGCATGTACCGCTGGAGACAAGGACGAAGTGcagaaattgttaaaaattggCGCTGATATAAACACCGCGAACGTGGATGGTCTGACGGCTCTTCATCAG GCATGCATTGACGACAATTTGGAGATGGTGGAGTTTCTGGTCGAACACGGTGCCGATGTAAACCGCGGTGACAACGAGGGCTGGACCCCACTACATGCAACGGCTTCTTGTGGATTTCTTAGTATAGCCAG GTATCTTCTTGAAAACGGTGCGGATATTGCCGCGGTGAATTACGATGGGGAATTGCCAGTCGATATCACCGAAAGCGATAAAATGGTGGAATTATTACAGAAAGTTATTGACGAAAAAG GTATAGATTGTGAAAAGTCTCGCACCGCAGAGGTTGACACGTTGCTGAGTGACGCGAGGAACTGGGCTGCGAACGGTTACGTTGAAGTGAGAGACCCGAAAACAGGCGGAACACCCTTACACGTTGCAGCAGCGAAGGGTTATATAGAC GTCGCACAAACTCTTCTAGAAGAATGCAATGTAGACCCAGATTGTGTTGACTATGAGGGCTGGACTCCTCTACATGCAGCAGCACTTTGGGGGAAAAAAGAAGCTGCCGCTCTACTTTTGAAGCATGGCGCTGACCCCAACTTGAAAAACTATtcg gGTCAAACATGTATGGACCTGGTCGACCCGAGCATATCTACATGGTTAGCTGAAGCATCCCTAAAAGCGCCGCGGCGTGtgaacaacaataacaataataacaacaagCGCAAAAGGAGTCCACCGCGTCACGACGTTAAGCGAGTTGAACTGCAGATTACTGGACAGACGGACAACGTTATTAATg gtatattaaCAGAGAAGCCGCCCGCTGCGCCAGAGATTATCCCAAAAATCTCAGACGGCAAGCCGCCCAAAGGTCGAGCGCCGTCCCCCGAGGCTACAGAACCTGTCGTCGACAATGCGTCTATGGATGAAGCGCCTTCTTGGAGAAGATCAGCCTCTTTCCGAAACAGACAACAAGATAATACTC GAGACAATAAACCTGCTAACAATAATGTGGATAATGATACAATACTCAGGAGGACTCACAGCTTCGAAAATGATAAGAC TTTCTATCAGCGATACCGAGACGTGACGGCGCGTATAAAAGCTTCATCGTGTCCTTCCATACCGCCGCTGCCGCAGTCAACGTTGGCTTCAATCGAGCTAAGGAAAAAAAATCAGGAGGCTACTAACAATGCGCCAGAGAGTACTAACGAAGATGTTCAGACCAG aatCAGTTCATCTGAAAGAAGGGAAAGGGATGCTAACACGTGGAACATTCCATCTACCACCAGCGCCACAGCGAACACAACCAACTCGACAACCACGCAAACTATTAGAAG CTCCTCGGAGAGCGTAGAGTCGAACAGTAGCAATTCAACACCGAGCTCGACAACGCCCACCAAACTGTCGCCTGGAAACATATTCAAGAATTTCTTCAA GTCGTTTGTGCCTCCGGTGCGGGATGAGGAGAGCGAGACGCAGAGGAAAGCTCACGCGAAAAGGGTCCGCGAAACGCGACGTTCGACGCAGGGGGTGACACTCGACGAGATTAAATCAGCTGAGCAGTTAGTTAAGAAGAAGGCAGGGAACGGAACGACAGAGTCGCCGTCGCCCGCTAGCATTAAGAAGACGGAGGATATAACATCCATTAATACGGATACCACTGCA GCTCGCAGAGCTGTGAGCGGCGGGGACGTCGCGGTGACGTTAGCGCTGGCGTGCGCTACCGCGACAGCGACCGCTACCATCGCGGCCATCAGTGAGAGACGCCCTTCGTGGCGGCTGCGGCTCGACCCCACTAATAAG TTCGAGCTGGAGGACGCCGGACGGTCGTCACCGCGAACGACGGCGCCCGCTGCAGAGGCGACGGTCACGCTGCCACTGCGTCGTCCACCAACAGCCTTTACCGTCGGCACTACCGCCACCACCACGACCACTACCAACTCTAACACAAACTCGCCAACTAAAGAAGAGAGTCGGGCCG gGGAAGAAGAAAAGGAACGTGAAAGCAGTTCAGAGAGCAAGTCATCGTCATCGCCAGCGAGCACACAGGCGGCGCTTAACGTAATCCAACGCAGGCGACGACCGAAGCGACGTTCCACCGGAGTCGGCCATGTCGATATGGAC GATATTGTTAATGACCGTGGCGGGGGCGGTGAAGGTGACGGGGACTCAGAAAATGTTCAG tCTGGTAGCGAACGCACTGAAGATGGTGAAGAACGCGATTATAAAGCCCTATACGAAGCGTCGCAAATTGAAGTACGACGCTTGCGTGCATTACTCTCGACTTCGGAGCAGCAGTTGCGGGACGCTCGGGCGACAATTACAAGGCTCTCACAAGTg AATCAAAATTCGCTTTCTGAGATCGAGAAACGAGAAAAAAGAGCCATGGAAAGAAAACTATCGGAAATGGAAGAGGAGTTAAAG CAATTGCAAAAACTAAAAGCCGAGAACGAAAGGTTGAGAGCTGAGAATCGTGCCCTAACGCGGGTCGTCAGCAAATTGACCAACTCTGCCGCCAAATAG
- the LOC126780553 gene encoding protein phosphatase 1 regulatory subunit 12B isoform X4 produces MTDPRTSSALFKRAEQLKRWEESDTNKQSSMPKRASRIQFSSGIVFLAACTAGDKDEVQKLLKIGADINTANVDGLTALHQACIDDNLEMVEFLVEHGADVNRGDNEGWTPLHATASCGFLSIARYLLENGADIAAVNYDGELPVDITESDKMVELLQKVIDEKGIDCEKSRTAEVDTLLSDARNWAANGYVEVRDPKTGGTPLHVAAAKGYIDVAQTLLEECNVDPDCVDYEGWTPLHAAALWGKKEAAALLLKHGADPNLKNYSGQTCMDLVDPSISTWLAEASLKAPRRVNNNNNNNNKRKRSPPRHDVKRVELQITGQTDNVINGILTEKPPAAPEIIPKISDGKPPKGRAPSPEATEPVVDNASMDEAPSWRRSASFRNRQQDNTRDNKPANNNVDNDTILRRTHSFENDKTFYQRYRDVTARIKASSCPSIPPLPQSTLASIELRKKNQEATNNAPESTNEDVQTRISSSERRERDANTWNIPSTTSATANTTNSTTTQTIRRSFVPPVRDEESETQRKAHAKRVRETRRSTQGVTLDEIKSAEQLVKKKAGNGTTESPSPASIKKTEDITSINTDTTAARRAVSGGDVAVTLALACATATATATIAAISERRPSWRLRLDPTNKFELEDAGRSSPRTTAPAAEATVTLPLRRPPTAFTVGTTATTTTTTNSNTNSPTKEESRAGEEEKERESSSESKSSSSPASTQAALNVIQRRRRPKRRSTGVGHVDMDDIVNDRGGGGEGDGDSENVQSGSERTEDGEERDYKALYEASQIEVRRLRALLSTSEQQLRDARATITRLSQVNQNSLSEIEKREKRAMERKLSEMEEELKQLQKLKAENERLRAENRALTRVVSKLTNSAAK; encoded by the exons ATGACGGATCCAAGAACATCGTCAGCTCTGTTTAAGAGAGCCGAACAGTTGAAAAGATGGGAGGAATCCGATACTAATAAACAGTCATCGATGCCGAAAAGAGCATCGAGGATACAGTTTTCATCGGGCATCGTGTTTTTGGCGGCATGTACCGCTGGAGACAAGGACGAAGTGcagaaattgttaaaaattggCGCTGATATAAACACCGCGAACGTGGATGGTCTGACGGCTCTTCATCAG GCATGCATTGACGACAATTTGGAGATGGTGGAGTTTCTGGTCGAACACGGTGCCGATGTAAACCGCGGTGACAACGAGGGCTGGACCCCACTACATGCAACGGCTTCTTGTGGATTTCTTAGTATAGCCAG GTATCTTCTTGAAAACGGTGCGGATATTGCCGCGGTGAATTACGATGGGGAATTGCCAGTCGATATCACCGAAAGCGATAAAATGGTGGAATTATTACAGAAAGTTATTGACGAAAAAG GTATAGATTGTGAAAAGTCTCGCACCGCAGAGGTTGACACGTTGCTGAGTGACGCGAGGAACTGGGCTGCGAACGGTTACGTTGAAGTGAGAGACCCGAAAACAGGCGGAACACCCTTACACGTTGCAGCAGCGAAGGGTTATATAGAC GTCGCACAAACTCTTCTAGAAGAATGCAATGTAGACCCAGATTGTGTTGACTATGAGGGCTGGACTCCTCTACATGCAGCAGCACTTTGGGGGAAAAAAGAAGCTGCCGCTCTACTTTTGAAGCATGGCGCTGACCCCAACTTGAAAAACTATtcg gGTCAAACATGTATGGACCTGGTCGACCCGAGCATATCTACATGGTTAGCTGAAGCATCCCTAAAAGCGCCGCGGCGTGtgaacaacaataacaataataacaacaagCGCAAAAGGAGTCCACCGCGTCACGACGTTAAGCGAGTTGAACTGCAGATTACTGGACAGACGGACAACGTTATTAATg gtatattaaCAGAGAAGCCGCCCGCTGCGCCAGAGATTATCCCAAAAATCTCAGACGGCAAGCCGCCCAAAGGTCGAGCGCCGTCCCCCGAGGCTACAGAACCTGTCGTCGACAATGCGTCTATGGATGAAGCGCCTTCTTGGAGAAGATCAGCCTCTTTCCGAAACAGACAACAAGATAATACTC GAGACAATAAACCTGCTAACAATAATGTGGATAATGATACAATACTCAGGAGGACTCACAGCTTCGAAAATGATAAGAC TTTCTATCAGCGATACCGAGACGTGACGGCGCGTATAAAAGCTTCATCGTGTCCTTCCATACCGCCGCTGCCGCAGTCAACGTTGGCTTCAATCGAGCTAAGGAAAAAAAATCAGGAGGCTACTAACAATGCGCCAGAGAGTACTAACGAAGATGTTCAGACCAG aatCAGTTCATCTGAAAGAAGGGAAAGGGATGCTAACACGTGGAACATTCCATCTACCACCAGCGCCACAGCGAACACAACCAACTCGACAACCACGCAAACTATTAGAAG GTCGTTTGTGCCTCCGGTGCGGGATGAGGAGAGCGAGACGCAGAGGAAAGCTCACGCGAAAAGGGTCCGCGAAACGCGACGTTCGACGCAGGGGGTGACACTCGACGAGATTAAATCAGCTGAGCAGTTAGTTAAGAAGAAGGCAGGGAACGGAACGACAGAGTCGCCGTCGCCCGCTAGCATTAAGAAGACGGAGGATATAACATCCATTAATACGGATACCACTGCA GCTCGCAGAGCTGTGAGCGGCGGGGACGTCGCGGTGACGTTAGCGCTGGCGTGCGCTACCGCGACAGCGACCGCTACCATCGCGGCCATCAGTGAGAGACGCCCTTCGTGGCGGCTGCGGCTCGACCCCACTAATAAG TTCGAGCTGGAGGACGCCGGACGGTCGTCACCGCGAACGACGGCGCCCGCTGCAGAGGCGACGGTCACGCTGCCACTGCGTCGTCCACCAACAGCCTTTACCGTCGGCACTACCGCCACCACCACGACCACTACCAACTCTAACACAAACTCGCCAACTAAAGAAGAGAGTCGGGCCG gGGAAGAAGAAAAGGAACGTGAAAGCAGTTCAGAGAGCAAGTCATCGTCATCGCCAGCGAGCACACAGGCGGCGCTTAACGTAATCCAACGCAGGCGACGACCGAAGCGACGTTCCACCGGAGTCGGCCATGTCGATATGGAC GATATTGTTAATGACCGTGGCGGGGGCGGTGAAGGTGACGGGGACTCAGAAAATGTTCAG tCTGGTAGCGAACGCACTGAAGATGGTGAAGAACGCGATTATAAAGCCCTATACGAAGCGTCGCAAATTGAAGTACGACGCTTGCGTGCATTACTCTCGACTTCGGAGCAGCAGTTGCGGGACGCTCGGGCGACAATTACAAGGCTCTCACAAGTg AATCAAAATTCGCTTTCTGAGATCGAGAAACGAGAAAAAAGAGCCATGGAAAGAAAACTATCGGAAATGGAAGAGGAGTTAAAG CAATTGCAAAAACTAAAAGCCGAGAACGAAAGGTTGAGAGCTGAGAATCGTGCCCTAACGCGGGTCGTCAGCAAATTGACCAACTCTGCCGCCAAATAG